The following proteins come from a genomic window of Rutidosis leptorrhynchoides isolate AG116_Rl617_1_P2 chromosome 10, CSIRO_AGI_Rlap_v1, whole genome shotgun sequence:
- the LOC139872986 gene encoding uncharacterized protein, with translation MCISVFIWQSHPLYPFLLLLNRDEYHDRPTEPLHWWEGEEILGGRDVTASGTWLASNKNGRVAFVTNVREVMKMAAAKSRGDLPVRFLQSNKTPMEFAEEVAKEADQYNGFNFIVADLLSMSMVYVTNRLKGDSCYVVTVPPGVHVLSNASLDTPWPKAQRLEHGFRDLLNQYGEGEIPINEMVDKLMRNTIKDEVSMLPQIYSPEFEYQLSSVFVDIVSPQKRYGTRSTSALAVKASREVFFYERHLENGLWKELTETYTIQKNKT, from the exons ATGTGTATATCAGTGTTCATATGGCAATCTCATCCACTCTATCCATTTCTTCTATTACTCAACCGAGATGAATACCATGACCG ACCAACGGAGCCGTTACATTGGTGGGAAGGTGAGGAAATATTGGGTGGTAGAGATGTGACAGCTTCAGGGACATGGTTAGCTTCTAACAAAAATGGTAGAGTAGCTTTTGTTACGAATGTTCGTGAAGTTATGAAGATGGCAGCTGCTAAGAGTAGGGGTGATCTCCCTGTTCGGTTTTTGCAG AGCAACAAAACGCCCATGGAGTTTGCAGAAGAAGTTGCGAAGGAAGCAGATCAATACAACGGATTTAATTTCATAGTTGCCGATCTTTTGTCGATGAGTATGGTTTATGTAACCAATCGACTAAAAGGAGATTCGTGTTACGTGGTCACAGTTCCACCTGGGGTCCACGTGCTATCTAATGCAAGTCTAGACACTCCCTGGCCTAAG GCTCAAAGATTGGAGCATGGTTTTAGAGATCTTTTGAATCAATACGGTGAAGGTGAAATTCCTATTAATGAGATGGTTGATAAACTGATGCGAAACACCATTAAAGATGAAGTTAGTATGCTTCCTCAGATATATTCTCCTGAGTTCGAGTACCAATTGAGTTCTGTATTTGTTGACATAGTATCTCCCCAG AAACGATATGGTACCCGAAGCACATCTGCATTGGCTGTAAAAGCAAGTCGTGAAGTGTTCTTCTATGAAAGGCATCTGGAAAATGGCTTGTGGAAAGAGCTGACCGAAACATACACGATACAGAAAAACAAGACGTGA
- the LOC139871885 gene encoding DEAD-box ATP-dependent RNA helicase 53, mitochondrial-like has translation MYTLISLRSSSKKLTTLTSLTTNSLKHLLIPPSSSTSPSPAYHRQFTNQSQSIHPKFGFLRSFHGSRLVNVRPSDVSTQAAGFAVAADPSYDGDRSTSSDGLEISKLGISQDIVSALAKKGITKLFPIQRAVLEPAMQGRDMIGRARTGTGKTLAFGIPILDKIIQYNKKHGTGRNPLAIVMAPTRELACQVEKEFYESAPNLDTLCVYGGTPIQRQMSSLDRGVDVIVGTPGRVIDLLKRGALNLSEVKFAVLDEADQMLNIGFAEAVDTILEYLPKQRQTMMFSATMPSWIVKLTHKHLKTPVTIDLVGDSDQKLADGITLYSISSDMRDRPSLIGPLIKEHANGGKCIVFTQTKRDADRLAYALSKSFECEALHGDISQHQRERTLSGFRDGRFSVLVATDVAARGLDVPNVDLVIHYELPNSSEIFVHRSGRTGRAGKKGRVILMYSSQQWRDVKAYEKEVGCKFTEVPPIAVHPSSRIELGSGFGSGGGFGGSGGFGGRSGGFGSSRGGGGGGGGGFGRSSYGGSGGGFGSDRSSGFGGGRSGGGYGSDRSSGGFGSGRSSGGFGSDRSSGGFGGSRSGGGFGSDRSGGGFGSDRSGGFGGQRSGSGRSGGGRFGSFGEDTDF, from the exons ATGTATACTCTCATATCCCTCAGATCATCATCCAAAAAACTCACAACTCTCACTTCCCTCACCACCAATTCACTCAAACACCTTTTAAttccaccatcatcatcaacatcaccaTCACCTGCGTACCACCGTCAATTTACTAATCAGTCTCAAAGTATTCATCCAAAGTTTGGATTTTTAAGAAGCTTTCATGGTTCTCGTTTAGTGAATGTTAGGCCTTCTGATGTCTCAACTCAGGCTGCCGGATTTGCGGTTGCCGCTGATCCTTCGTACGACGGCGACAGGTCAACTTCTTCCGACGGtcttgaaatttcaaaacttgggATTTCACAAGATATTGTGTCTGCTTTAGCTAAAAAGGGGATTACTAAACTGTTTCCCATTCAG AGAGCTGTGCTAGAGCCAGCGATGCAGGGGCGCGATATGATTGGTCGTGCTAGGACAGGAACAGGAAAGACTCTTGCTTTTGGCATTCCTATTCTCGATAAGATCATTCAATACAACAAGAAGCACGG GACAGGGAGGAATCCATTAGCGATTGTTATGGCGCCTACTAGAGAACTTGCATGTCAAGTTGAAAAAGAGTTTTATGAGTCTGCGCCCAATTTGGATACTCTTTGTGTTTATGGCGGTACACCAATTCAACGTCAGATGAGTTCTCTTGATCGAGGTGTTGATGTGATTGTGGGTACCCCGGGTCGTGTTATCGATCTGCTAAAACGAGGTGCTTTGAATTTATCCGAAGTTAAGTTTGCTGTTCTTGATGAAGCAGATCAGATGCTTAATATTGGATTTGCTGAGGCTGTTGATACAATTTTAGAGTATTTGCCAAAACAGCGCCAAACTATGATGTTTTCAGCTACTATGCCTAGTTGGATTGTGAAACTTACTCACAAGCACTTAAAGACACCTGTAACTATTGATCTT GTGGGTGATTCAGACCAGAAATTGGCTGATGGAATTACTCTATATTCAATTTCTTCAGACATGCGTGATAGACCATCACTTATTGGACCACTAATAAAA GAGCATGCAAATGGTGGGAAATGCATAGTTTTCACTCAAACTAAGCGTGATGCAGATCGGTTGGCATATGCTCTTAGTAAGAGCTTCGAATGTGAAGCGTTGCATGGAGACATATCTCAACATCAGAGGGAGAGAACTCTTTCGGGCTTTAGAGATGGCCGATTTAGTGTTTTAGTAGCCACTGATGTTGCTGCTCGTGGCCTCGATGTTCCCAATGTTGATCTG GTGATTCATTATGAATTACCTAACTCCTCAGAAATATTTGTTCATCGCTCGGGTCGTACTGGTCGTGCCGGCAAGAAAGGACGCGTAATACTGATGTATTCTTCACAGCAGTGGAGAGATGTGAAAGCATACGAGAAAGAAGTAGGATGTAAATTTACAGAG GTTCCTCCCATTGCCGTGCATCCATCATCCAGAATTGAATTGGGTAGTGGTTTTGGTTCTGGGGGTGGATTTGGTGGATCTGGTGGCTTTGGTGGTCGATCGGGTGGTTTCGGTTCGTCtcgtggcggtggcggtggcggtggcggtggtttTGGTAGATCTAGTTATGGCGGATCAGGTGGTGGTTTCGGTTCAGACCGTTCAAGTGGTTTTGGTGGAGGCCGTTCTGGTGGTGGATACGGTTCTGACCGTTCAAGTGGGGGATTCGGTTCTGGCCGTTCAAGTGGTGGATTCGGTTCTGACCGTTCTAGTGGTGGTTTCGGTGGAAGCCGTTCAGGTGGTGGATTTGGTTCAGACCGTTCAGGTGGTGGATTTGGTTCAGACCGTTCAGGTGGATTTGGTGGTCAGCGCTCAGGTTCGGGCAGGTCTGGTGGTGGTAGGTTTGGTAGTTTTGGAGAAGACACAGATTTTTGA
- the LOC139872040 gene encoding protein NLP5-like codes for MDHHHDDDTTLFGSMVPDGYWIETPDISSSTFLDLSSSYFDSDDVYMTYFDPNISSDETDIKPLDDCKDQLIDDRFIQVFEYLNKRCTLNTDLLVQLWLPVIINGKRILTTVNQPFMVNSDNTNLLNYREVSKSYQFDADYNSNESMGLPGRVFLSKFPTCTRDLQFVAEVNDHRLTYAQKCNLYGCLELPVFELDGETCLGVVEVVTSSRNVNFRDELENIFKALEIVDLRSSDFFIHPKLKDFNEPYEMVLAEIRDVLRSICDTLKLPLAQTWGPSRSREAVDSISIIESASYVFDPQTLGFFEACCLQQLVQGEGIAGKALGTNQPCFTNIDDFCRADYPLAHEATMFGLNGAVAIRLHSTNTGPLDFVLEFFLPHDCKDYEDQTQMCNSIASMIKNLSCSLQTIKDKEQVVPVSSPVNETNARDESWISHMIDAQKRGENVILSMGCHKEEPEEEFQVINQNYNGIVFSEIEKQTYLGWGPKSKSQPSGAKRSIEKSRSKTERNISLQVLQQYFPGSLKDAAKNIGVCPTTLKRICRTHGIMRWPSRKIKKVSHSLKKLQLVIDSVQGAEGMIQLGSFYTTFPELGSVAQPSPEPKVNKHVNFLKTQTTPSDSSSSGSRGSACSTGTVKHTEKVNEKLVNNHSSPEVIAPEPKNSSPISQDDIVFRVKASYGDEKIRFKMPKKWCFEDLKREITRRFSIYDMDHIVLEYMDDEFERVLLSCDADLEECMEIHISTMNPAIKLFIHQSSHQSSFTSLIHPNDDINMW; via the exons atggatcatcatcaTGATGATGATACCACTCTGTTTGGATCCATGGTTCCTGATGGTTATTGGATTGAAACTCCTGATATTTCTTCTTCAACCTTTTTGGATCTTTCATCCTCTTACTTTGATTCTGATGACGTGTACATGACATATTTCGATCCAAACATTTCTTCAGACGAAACAGATATTAAACCTCTTGATGATTGTAAAGATCAATTAATCGATGATCGATTTATTCAAGTATTTGAATATCTGAATAAAAGATGCACATTAAACACAGACCTTCTTGTTCAATTATGGCTGCCTGTGATTATAAACGGAAAACGTATCTTAACCACAGTTAACCAACCGTTTATGGTTAACTCAGATAACACAAATCTCTTAAACTACAGAGAGGTTTCTAAAAGCTATCAGTTTGATGCTGATTATAACTCAAACGAATCGATGGGTTTACCTGGTCGTGTTTTCTTGAGCAAGTTTCCGACGTGCACTCGGGATCTTCAATTCGTTGCAGAAGTCAATGATCATCGTTTGACTTACGCCCAAAAATGCAACCTTTATGGGTGTCTTGAGCTACCTGTATTCGAGCTAGACGGTGAAACTTGTTTGGGTGTCGTTGAGGTCGTGACATCTTCCCGGAATGTTAACTTTCGTGATGAACTCGAAAACATCTTTAAAGCTCTTGAG ATTGTTGATCTAAGAAGTTCTGATTTCTTTATTCATCCAAAGCTAAAG GATTTCAATGAACCGTACGAAATGGTGCTTGCAGAGATTCGAGACGTTCTTAGGTCCATATGTGACACACTAAAGTTGCCATTAGCTCAAACATGGGGACCAAGCAGATCAAGAGAAGCTGTTGATTCAATTTCCATCATTGAATCTGCATCTTACGTGTTCGATCCACAAACGTTGGGCTTTTTTGAAGCGTGCTGTTTGCAGCAGCTCGTTCAAGGAGAAGGTATTGCTGGTAAAGCGTTGGGTACAAACCAACCTTGCTTTACTAACATTGATGATTTTTGTAGGGCTGATTATCCACTAGCTCATGAAGCTACGATGTTCGGACTCAATGGTGCTGTAGCCATACGCCTTCACAGCACCAACACAGGACCGTTGGATTTCGTTTTGGAGTTCTTTTTACCTCATGATTGCAAAGATTATGAAGATCAAACGCAGATGTGTAACTCGATTGCTTCGATGATAAAAAATCTTTCTTGTAGCTTGCAAACGATCAAAGATAAAGAACAAGTTGTACCAGTTTCATCTCCAGTTAATGAAACAAACGCGCGCGATGAATCTTGGATATCGCATATGATTGATGCACAAAAAAGAGGTGAAAATGTTATTTTGTCAATGGGGTGTCATAAGGAAGAACCCGAAGAAGAATTTCAAGTCATAAACCAAAACTATAATGGAATTGTGTTTTCTGAAATCGAGAAGCAAACTTATCTTGGGTGGGGCCCGAAGTCAAAAAGTCAACCGTCAGGCGCCAAACGGTCAATTGAAAAGAGTCGGTCGAAAACAGAGAGAAACATCAGTCTGCAAGTTTTGCAACAATACTTTCCTGGAAGTCTTAAAGACGCCGCAAAAAACATTGGAG TGTGCCCCACAACGTTGAAAAGGATATGCAGGACACATGGGATCATGCGATGGCCTTCTCGAAAGATCAAGAAAGTAAGCCATTCATTAAAGAAACTCCAACTAGTCATTGATTCGGTCCAAGGTGCTGAGGGGATGATTCAACTCGGGTCGTTCTATACAACCTTCCCAGAACTAGGCTCGGTTGCTCAACCTAGTCCcgaaccaaaagtcaacaaacatgtcaACTTTTTAAAAACACAAACAACGCCATCCGATTCGTCATCCTCTGGCAGCCGCGGATCCGCTTGTTCAACTGGAACCGTCAAACATACAGAAAAAGTCAACGAGAAACTTGTTAACAATCATAGTTCTCCTGAAGTTATAGCACCTGAACCGAAGAACAGTAGCCCTATATCACAAGATGATATCGTCTTTAGAGTGAAAGCTAGTTATGGTGATGAAAAAATTAGATTCAAAATGCCGAAAAAGTGGTGTTTTGAAGATCTGAAGCGGGAGATAACCAGGCGTTTTAGTATATATGACATGGACCATATCGTGCTTGAGTACATGGACGATGAATTTGAACGGGTACTGCTGTCATGTGATGCTGATCTTGAAGAATGCATGGAGATTCATATATCAACCATGAATCCAGCAATTAAACTCTTCATTCACCAGTCATCGCATCAATCATCATTCACATCGTTGATCCATCCAAACGATGACATCAACATGTGGTAA